A stretch of Cucumis sativus cultivar 9930 chromosome 2, Cucumber_9930_V3, whole genome shotgun sequence DNA encodes these proteins:
- the LOC101205657 gene encoding receptor like protein kinase S.2 — translation MHLNRLCLLLPADFDEVQPLDREDHLQKPNQNTNKHHTPDCWSQIHTFLRDSLFKFQTLKWVHSCCYGRRPRKPPPFDFHDTDGVQLSEKVGGDNPRIFSFAELYIGTKGFSAEEILGSGGFGKVYRAYLPSDGTVVAVKCLAEKGEKFEKTFVAELVAVAHLRHRNLVRLRGWCVHEDQLLLVYDYMPNRSLDRALFRRIENGGTDLSWKQRMKILSGLAAALFYLHEQLETQIIHRDVKTSNVMLDSNYNARLGDFGLARWLEHELEYQNRVPSMGHHQFRLVETTKIGGTIGYLPPESFQRRSIATAKSDVFSFGIVVLEVVSGRRAVDLTCPDDQIVLLDWIRKLSDDGTLLLSGDNRLPDGSYNLIEMERLIHLGLLCTLQSPQYRPSMKWVVEALSGGMMGSLPALPSFQSHPQYISLSSPTDGNTTRSTSSSRTTTTRSDATTTSVSSSDFVSANGETIYMTAENGNNYTNSSDRFLDRSKTIQMIETPRVISFKEIISATNNFSDSQRVAELDFGTAYHGFLDSSHHVLVKRLGMKTCPALRERFSNELLNLGRLRHRNLIQLRGWCTEQGEMLVVYDYSADRLLSHLLFHQDNRALQWCHRYNIIKSLASAVLYLHEEWDEQVIHRNITSSAVILDLDLNPRLSSFALAEFLTRNEHGNHHVTIDKNKSVRGIFGYMSPEYLDSGDAVATADIYSFGVVVLEVITGQMAVDFRRPEVLLVRKVHEFLARKRPLEELADIRMNGEYNHKELMRLLRLGIACTHSNPDSRPKMRQIVKILDGSDECFTMEEKMESLEGWKQRNATSLSLVKRIQALGIQ, via the coding sequence ATGCACCTGAACCGTCTCTGTTTACTTCTACCGGCGGATTTCGATGAAGTCCAGCCACTTGATCGTGAAGATCACCTACAAAAACCTAACCAAAATACCAACAAACATCACACTCCAGATTGTTGGTCTCAAATTCATACCTTTCTCCGAGATTCCCTCTTCAAATTCCAAACCCTGAAATGGGTTCATTCTTGTTGCTACGGCCGTCGCCCCAGAAAACCTCCACCCTTTGATTTTCACGACACTGACGGGGTACAGCTTTCGGAGAAAGTCGGAGGGGACAACCCCAGAATCTTCAGTTTTGCAGAGCTCTATATAGGGACCAAAGGATTTAGTGCAGAGGAAATTCTCGGTAGCGGTGGATTTGGGAAGGTTTACAGAGCATATTTGCCTAGTGATGGAACTGTGGTGGCTGTGAAATGTTTGGCTGAAAAAGGGGAGAAGTTTGAGAAGACGTTTGTGGCGGAGCTGGTGGCGGTGGCTCATCTCCGACATCGGAATCTTGTTCGGCTTCGTGGTTGGTGTGTTCATGAAGACCAACTGCTTCTTGTTTATGATTATATGCCCAACCGAAGCTTAGACAGAGCACTTTTCCGGCGGATAGAGAACGGCGGGACGGATCTGAGTTGGAAACAGAGAATGAAGATCCTGAGTGGTTTGGCTGCTGCTCTCTTCTACCTTCATGAGCAATTAGAGACTCAAATCATTCATAGAGATGTTAAAACCAGCAACGTGATGCTTGATTCCAATTACAATGCTAGGCTTGGTGATTTTGGGTTGGCAAGGTGGTTGGAACATGAACTGGAGTACCAGAACAGGGTGCCGTCGATGGGTCACCACCAGTTCCGGCTGGTGGAAACCACCAAAATTGGCGGCACAATTGGGTACCTCCCACCGGAGAGTTTTCAGAGAAGAAGCATTGccactgcaaaatctgatGTTTTCAGCTTTGGTATTGTGGTTCTCGAGGTGGTCTCTGGTCGGCGGGCGGTGGACCTTACATGTCCTGATGATCAGATTGTGTTGCTTGATTGGATTCGAAAACTCTCGGACGACGGCACGCTTCTGCTCTCCGGTGATAACCGGCTGCCAGATGGGTCTTATAACCTGATTGAAATGGAGCGTTTGATCCATTTGGGTCTCCTCTGTACACTCCAAAGCCCACAGTACAGACCAAGTATGAAATGGGTTGTGGAAGCACTTTCAGGTGGTATGATGGGGAGTTTGCCGGCTCTTCCATCGTTTCAGTCTCATCCTCAATACATTTCTCTATCTTCCCCTACCGATGGCAACACAACCAGAAGCACTAGCAGTAGCAGAACCACAACAACAAGATCAGATGCAACAACAACTTCAGTTAGTTCCTCAGATTTCGTTTCAGCCAATGGAGAAACCATATATATGACTGCTGAGAATGGTAACAATTACACCAACTCTTCTGATAGGTTTCTTGACAGATCAAAAACTATTCAAATGATTGAAACCCCAAGAGTAATATCATTCAAGGAGATCATTTCAGCCACCAATAACTTCTCTGACTCGCAACGGGTGGCGGAGCTCGACTTTGGAACTGCCTACCATGGCTTCCTTGACAGCAGCCACCATGTTCTAGTGAAGCGGCTTGGAATGAAGACTTGCCCTGCTTTGCGGGAAAGATTCTCAAATGAACTTCTTAACTTGGGCCGTCTTCGCCATAGAAATTTAATACAGCTTCGTGGGTGGTGCACAGAGCAAGGAGAGATGCTTGTGGTTTACGATTATTCAGCAGACCGTCTCTTGAGCCACCTGCTTTTCCACCAAGACAATAGAGCTTTGCAATGGTGTCATAGATACAACATTATCAAATCTCTGGCTTCTGCAGTTCTTTATCTTCATGAGGAATGGGATGAACAAGTCATCCACAGGAACATCACCTCATCGGCTGTCATTCTTGATCTTGATCTTAACCCAAGACTGAGTTCTTTTGCCCTTGCAGAGTTCCTAACAAGAAATGAGCACGGAAATCATCACGTAACCAtagataaaaacaaatcagTTCGTGGGATTTTCGGGTACATGTCACCAGAGTATTTAGACTCCGGGGATGCGGTAGCAACAGCTGATATATACAGCTTTGGTGTGGTGGTGCTAGAGGTGATCACTGGACAAATGGCGGTCGATTTTAGACGGCCAGAAGTATTGCTGGTGAGGAAAGTTCATGAATTCCTCGCCCGAAAAAGGCCACTGGAAGAACTTGCTGATATAAGGATGAATGGAGAATACAACCACAAAGAACTGATGAGACTGTTGAGATTAGGAATCGCATGTACTCACTCAAACCCAGATTCACGACCAAAAATGAGGCAGATAGTTAAAATATTAGATGGAAGTGACGAATGCTTCACtatggaagaaaaaatggagagCCTAGAAGGTTGGAAACAGAGAAATGCAACTTCTTTGTCACTGGTTAAGAGGATCCAAGCTCTGGGAATTCAGTGA
- the LOC101213742 gene encoding 26S proteasome non-ATPase regulatory subunit 1 homolog A isoform X2 encodes MATLVSSAGGLLAMLHESHPLLKLHALSNLNNLVDNFWPEISTSVTVIESLYEDEKFDQHQRQLAALLVSKVFYYLGELNDSLSYALGAGSLFNVSEDSDYVHTLLAKAIDEYASLKTKAAVSNAESTDVDPRLEAIVERMLNKCITDGKYQQAMGIAIECRRLDKLEEAITKSDNVQGTLSYCINVSHSFVNLREYRHEVLRLLVKVYQKLPSPDYLSICQCLMFLDEPEGVASILEKLLRSENKDDTLLAFQIAFDLIENEHQAFLLNVRDRLSDPKPEPPAAAQPSSNDSAQSESSPAPEDAQMTDGSSATSLTVQPADPKEVMYAERYTKIKGILSGETSIHLTLQFLYSHNKSDLLILKTIKQSVEMRNSVCHSATIYANAIMHAGTTVDTFLRENLDWLSRATNWAKFSATAGLGVIHRGHLQQGRSLMAPYLPQGASGGGGSPYSEGGALYALGLIHANHGEGIKQFLRDSLRSTNVEVIQHGACLGLGLATLGTADEEIYDDIKNVLYTDSAVAGEAAGISMGLLMVGTASEKASEMLAYAHETQHEKIIRGLALGIALTVYGREEEADTLIEQMTRDQDPIIRYGGMYALALAYRGTANNKAIRQLLHFAVSDVSDDVRRTAVLALGFVLYSEPEQTPRIVSLLSESYNPHVRYGAALAVGISCAGTGLSEAISLLEPLTSDVVDFVRQGALIAMAMVMVQISEASDSRVGAFRRQLEKIILDKHEDTMSKMGAILASGILDAGGRNVTIRLLSKTKHDKITAVVGLAVFSQFWYWYPLIYFISLSFSPTAFIGLNNDLKVPKFDFLSHAKPSLFEYPKPTTVPAATSAVKLPTAVLSTSAKAKARAKKEAEQKNIAEKSAAESSSAGSNSAKGKATAEKDSDSMQVDNPPEKKAEPEPSFEILTNPARVVPAQEKVIKFLEDSRYVPVKLAPSGFVLLRDLHPSEPEVLSLTDTPSSTASPASGSATGQQGSGSAMAVDEEPQPPQPFEYTS; translated from the exons ATGGCGACTTTGGTGAGCTCTGCGGGTGGGCTTTTGGCGATGCTTCACGAATCCCATCCTTTGCTCAAGCTTCACGCTCTTTCGAATCTCAACAATTTGGTTGACAACTTTTGGCCCGAGATCTCAACTAGCGTCACTGTCAT TGAAAGCTTGtatgaagatgaaaaatttgaTCAGCATCAGAGACAATTAGCAGCTTTACTTGTGTCAAAG GTCTTCTATTACTTGGGTGAACTTAATGACTCCTTATCTTATGCACTTGGAGCTGGTTCACTCTTTAATGTTTCTGAGGACTCTGATTACGTTCATACTCTTCTAG CTAAAGCTATCGATGAATATGCTAGTCTCAAGACCAAGGCAGCAGTGTCAAATGCAGAAAGCACAGATGTTGACCCAAGGTTGGAGGCAATTGTGGAGAGAATGCTTAATAA GTGTATCACGGATGGGAAATACCAACAAGCTATGGGAATTGCAATTGAGTGCCGAAGATTGGACAAATTAGAGGAAGCAATCACAAAAAGTGATAATGTTCAAGGAACTCTCTCTTACTGCATAAATGTTTCTCACTCATTTGTTAACCTTAGAGAATACAGACATGAG GTTCTTCGTCTTCTCGTCAAAGTATATCAGAAGCTGCCTTCTCCAGATTATTTGAGTATTTGTCAGTGTCTTATGTTCTTGGATGAACCTGAAGGTGTTGCAAGCATATTGGAAAAACTACTTCGATCTGAAAACAAGGATGACACTCTTCTTGCATTTCAAATTGCCTTTGATCTGATAGAGAATGAGCACCAGGCATTCTTACTAAATGTGAGGGATCGGCTTTCAGATCCTAAGCCTGAACCTCCAGCAGCAGCACAACCTAGTTCAAACGATTCTGCTCAAAGTGAAAGTTCTCCTGCTCCTGAGGATGCTCAGATGACTGATGGAAGTTCTGCCACCAGTCTGACTGTACAACCAGCAGATCCAAAGGAGGTCATGTATGCTGAAAGATATACAAAAATCAAGGGAATTCTATCAGGAGAAACATCAATACACTTGACCCTACAGTTCTTATACAGTCACAACAA ATCGGATCTTCTCATTCTAAAGACAATAAAGCAATCTGTAGAGATGAGAAATAGTGTCTGTCATAGTGCTACAATTTATGCTAATGCAATCATGCATGCTGGAACCACCGTGGATACATTTCTCCGTGAGAACTTG GACTGGTTAAGCAGGGCCACCAACTGGGCTAAGTTTAGTGCTACAGCAGGGCTTGGTGTTATTCACAGAGGCCATTTGCAGCAGGGAAGATCTCTTATGGCACCATACTTACCACAAGGTGCGTCTGGTGGTGGTGGCAGTCCTTACTCAGAGGGTGGTGCCCTTTATGCTCTAGGTCTTATTCATGCCAACCACGGTGAAGGCATAAAACAGTTCCTACGAGATAGCCTACGAAGTACTAATGTAGAG GTTATACAGCATGGTGCTTGCTTGGGTCTGGGTTTGGCAACTCTAGGGACTGCTGATGAAGAGATTTATGATGACATCAAGAACGTACTATACACAGACAGTGCTGTTGCTGGTGAAGCTGCTGGCATCAGTATGGGCTTACTTATGGTTGGTACGGCGAGTGAGAAGGCTAGTGAGATGCTTGCCTATGCACATGAGACACAGCATGAAAAGATCATCCG TGGCTTAGCATTGGGTATAGCCCTCACCGTTtatggaagagaagaagaagccgATACCTTAATTGAGCAGATGACTAGAGATCAAGATCCTATAATTCGTTATGGTGGTATGTATGCATTGGCATTGGCTTACAGAGGTACAGCAAACAATAAGGCAATTCGTCAGTTGCTTCATTTTGCTGTATCCGATGTGAGTGATGATGTTAGGAGAACAGCAGTTCTTGCCCTTGGGTTTGTCCTCTACTCGGAGCCTGAGCAG ACTCCTCGAATTGTCTCCTTGCTGTCTGAATCTTACAACCCACATGTACGGTATGGTGCTGCTCTTGCAGTGGGCATATCTTGTGCGGGAACGGGATTGAGTGAGGCTATATCCTTGCTGGAGCCCCTAACATCAGatgttgttgattttgttcGCCAAGGTGCACTTATTGCAATGGCTATGGTCATGGTTCAGATTAGTGAAGCCAGTGATTCTCGTGTCGGAGCATTCAG GCGACAATTggagaaaataattttggataaGCATGAAGACACCATGAGCAAGATGGGAGCAATCTTGGCATCAGGAATTTTAGATGCTGGCGGTAGGAATGTTACTATAAGATTGTTGTCCAAAACCAAACATGACAAAATCACTGCAGTTGTCGGTCTTGCTGTTTTCAGCCAGTTTTGGTATTGGTATCCCCTTATCTATTTTATCAGTCTGTCCTTCTCACCCACGGCATTTATTGGACTGAATAACGACTTGAAAgttccaaaatttgatttcctGTCTCACGCAAAACCTTCATTGTTTGAGTATCCTAAACCAACCACTGTGCCTGCCGCTACGTCTGCCGTAAAACTTCCAACTGCAGTTTTGTCAACTTCAGCAAAGGCTAAAGCCAGGGCTAAGAAAGAGGCTGAACAAAAGAACATTGCGGAAAAGTCTGCTGCTGAATCTTCATCCGCAGGTTCTAATTCTGCTAAAGGCAAGGCTACCGCTGAGAAGGATAGTGACTCCATGCAG GTTGACAATCCACCTGAGAAGAAAGCAGAACCAGAGCCCTCTTTTGAAATTCTGACCAACCCAGCTAGAGTGGTTCCTGCTCAGGAGAAAGTCATCAAATTTTTAGAGGACAGCAGATATGTACCGGTGAAGTTGGCTCCTTCAGGTTTCGTTCTACTGAGAGATTTGCATCCTTCTGAACCTGAGGTCCTCTCTCTAACGGACACACCGTCATCAACAGCATCACCTGCCAGTGGTTCAGCAACCGGGCAGCAAGGTTCAGGATCAGCCATGGCTGTAGACGAGGAGCCTCAACCACCCCAGCCTTTCGAATACACATCGTGA
- the LOC101213988 gene encoding 60S ribosomal protein L13a-4, which translates to MVSGSGICAKRVVVDARHHMLGRLSSIIAKELLNGQKVVVVRCEEICISGGLVRQKMKYMRFLRKRMNTKPSHGPIHFRAPAKILWRTIRGMIPHKTKRGAAALARLKAYEGVPPPYDKMKRMVIPDALKVLRLQAGHKYCLLGRLSSEVGWNHYDTIKELERKRKERSQAAYERKKQLNKLRIKAEKVAEEKLGPQLEVIAPIKY; encoded by the exons ATGGTCTCCGGTTCCGGTATCTGTGCTAAGCGCGTCGTCGTTGACGCCAGGCATCACATGTTGGGAAGACTCTCTTCCATTATCGCCAAAGAGCTTCTCAATGGTCAGAAAGTCGTGGTCGTCCGGTGCGAGGAAATCTGCATTTCCGGTGGATTGGTCCGCCAAAAAATGAAGTACATGCGTTTCTTGAGGAAGCGAATGAACACCAAGCCTTCTCATGGCCCCATTCACTTCCGTGCTCCCGCTAAGATCCTTTGGCGCACCATTCGTGG GATGATCCCCCATAAGACTAAGCGTGGTGCAGCGGCACTTGCCCGTTTGAAGGCGTACGAGGGTGTTCCTCCTCCGTACGATAAAATGAAGAGGATGGTCATCCCTGATGCCCTCAA GGTCTTGAGGCTTCAAGCTGGACATAAGTACTGCTTATTGGGCAGACTCTCTTCGGAGGTTGGATGGAACCACTATGATACCATCAAG GAACTcgagaggaagagaaaggaaagatcCCAGGCTGCATATGAGAGGAAGAAGCAGTTAAATAAGCTGAGGATTAAGGCCGAGAAGGTTGCTGAGGAGAAGCTTGGTCCCCAACTTGAAGTTATTGCTCCTATCAAATACTAA
- the LOC101205421 gene encoding probable pectinesterase 29, which yields MWIIIRGIILVLMMMIFVRGNEGEPYRRVGSKKFAWKTLIVDKKGHGNFSTIQAAIDSVPSNNRFWVSIHIRPGLYREKVKIPYDKPYIILKGHRKRRTKVVWDDHLTVAQSPTFTSSADNIVVKSISFVNSYNYPWKNGNPRVPAVAAMITGDKSSFYRCGFYGVQDTLWDNQGRHYYHRCTIQGAVDFIFGAAQSIFQGCSISVVGEALLPYGSTSFITAQGRTNPNDANGFVFKECNVFGSGSAYLGRPWRAYSRVIFHNSNFSNIINPNGWDPWQFVGYENHLTYVENDCYGPGSDISGRVSWEKKLSWKEIKKLISMNFIDDEGWIQDQPWL from the exons atgtggattATTATTCGTGGGATTATTCTTgttttgatgatgatgatatttGTAAGAGGGAATGAAGGTGAACCTTATAGAAGAGTAGGAAGTAAGAAATTTGCATGGAAGACTTTAATTGTTGACAAGAAAGGCCATGGAAATTTCTCTACTATTCAAGCTGCCATTGATTCTGTTCCTTCTAATAATCGATTTTGGGTCTCCATTCATATTCGACCTGGTCTTTacag AGAGAAGGTGAAGATTCCATATGATAAaccatatataattttgaaaggacatagaaaaagaagaacaaaggTTGTTTGGGACGATCATCTCACTGTTGCTCAAAGCCCTACTTTCACTTCTTCAGCTGATAATATTGTCGTCAAATCCATCTCTTTTGTG AATTCCTATAATTATCCATGGAAAAATGGAAATCCAAGAGTCCCAGCAGTGGCAGCAATGATCACAGGCGACAAGTCGTCTTTCTATAGATGTGGTTTCTATGGAGTTCAAGACACATTGTGGGATAATCAAGGACGACATTACTATCATCGTTGCACCATTCAAGGAGCTGTCGACTTTATTTTTGGAGCTGCTCAGTCCATTTTtcag GGATGTTCAATATCAGTGGTTGGAGAAGCACTTCTTCCATACGGGTCTACAAGCTTCATAACAGCACAAGGAAGAACAAATCCAAATGATGCAAATGGTTTTGTATTCAAAGAATGCAATGTGTTTGGGAGTGGGTCAGCATACTTAGGAAGGCCATGGAGGGCTTATTCAAGAGTTATCTTTCACAACTCTAACTTCTCCAACATCATAAACCCTAATGGTTGGGATCCTTGGCAGTTTGTTGGTTATGA GAACCATTTGACATACGTAGAAAACGATTGTTATGGACCAGGTTCTGACATCTCAGGTCGTGTATCATGGGAAAAGAAGCTAAGttggaaagaaataaaaaaactaatcagTATGAATTTTATCGACGATGAAGGTTGGATCCAAGACCAACCttggttataa
- the LOC101213742 gene encoding 26S proteasome non-ATPase regulatory subunit 1 homolog A isoform X1 — protein MATLVSSAGGLLAMLHESHPLLKLHALSNLNNLVDNFWPEISTSVTVIESLYEDEKFDQHQRQLAALLVSKVFYYLGELNDSLSYALGAGSLFNVSEDSDYVHTLLAKAIDEYASLKTKAAVSNAESTDVDPRLEAIVERMLNKCITDGKYQQAMGIAIECRRLDKLEEAITKSDNVQGTLSYCINVSHSFVNLREYRHEVLRLLVKVYQKLPSPDYLSICQCLMFLDEPEGVASILEKLLRSENKDDTLLAFQIAFDLIENEHQAFLLNVRDRLSDPKPEPPAAAQPSSNDSAQSESSPAPEDAQMTDGSSATSLTVQPADPKEVMYAERYTKIKGILSGETSIHLTLQFLYSHNKSDLLILKTIKQSVEMRNSVCHSATIYANAIMHAGTTVDTFLRENLDWLSRATNWAKFSATAGLGVIHRGHLQQGRSLMAPYLPQGASGGGGSPYSEGGALYALGLIHANHGEGIKQFLRDSLRSTNVEVIQHGACLGLGLATLGTADEEIYDDIKNVLYTDSAVAGEAAGISMGLLMVGTASEKASEMLAYAHETQHEKIIRGLALGIALTVYGREEEADTLIEQMTRDQDPIIRYGGMYALALAYRGTANNKAIRQLLHFAVSDVSDDVRRTAVLALGFVLYSEPEQTPRIVSLLSESYNPHVRYGAALAVGISCAGTGLSEAISLLEPLTSDVVDFVRQGALIAMAMVMVQISEASDSRVGAFRRQLEKIILDKHEDTMSKMGAILASGILDAGGRNVTIRLLSKTKHDKITAVVGLAVFSQFWYWYPLIYFISLSFSPTAFIGLNNDLKVPKFDFLSHAKPSLFEYPKPTTVPAATSAVKLPTAVLSTSAKAKARAKKEAEQKNIAEKSAAESSSAGSNSAKGKATAEKDSDSMQPTLWQVDNPPEKKAEPEPSFEILTNPARVVPAQEKVIKFLEDSRYVPVKLAPSGFVLLRDLHPSEPEVLSLTDTPSSTASPASGSATGQQGSGSAMAVDEEPQPPQPFEYTS, from the exons ATGGCGACTTTGGTGAGCTCTGCGGGTGGGCTTTTGGCGATGCTTCACGAATCCCATCCTTTGCTCAAGCTTCACGCTCTTTCGAATCTCAACAATTTGGTTGACAACTTTTGGCCCGAGATCTCAACTAGCGTCACTGTCAT TGAAAGCTTGtatgaagatgaaaaatttgaTCAGCATCAGAGACAATTAGCAGCTTTACTTGTGTCAAAG GTCTTCTATTACTTGGGTGAACTTAATGACTCCTTATCTTATGCACTTGGAGCTGGTTCACTCTTTAATGTTTCTGAGGACTCTGATTACGTTCATACTCTTCTAG CTAAAGCTATCGATGAATATGCTAGTCTCAAGACCAAGGCAGCAGTGTCAAATGCAGAAAGCACAGATGTTGACCCAAGGTTGGAGGCAATTGTGGAGAGAATGCTTAATAA GTGTATCACGGATGGGAAATACCAACAAGCTATGGGAATTGCAATTGAGTGCCGAAGATTGGACAAATTAGAGGAAGCAATCACAAAAAGTGATAATGTTCAAGGAACTCTCTCTTACTGCATAAATGTTTCTCACTCATTTGTTAACCTTAGAGAATACAGACATGAG GTTCTTCGTCTTCTCGTCAAAGTATATCAGAAGCTGCCTTCTCCAGATTATTTGAGTATTTGTCAGTGTCTTATGTTCTTGGATGAACCTGAAGGTGTTGCAAGCATATTGGAAAAACTACTTCGATCTGAAAACAAGGATGACACTCTTCTTGCATTTCAAATTGCCTTTGATCTGATAGAGAATGAGCACCAGGCATTCTTACTAAATGTGAGGGATCGGCTTTCAGATCCTAAGCCTGAACCTCCAGCAGCAGCACAACCTAGTTCAAACGATTCTGCTCAAAGTGAAAGTTCTCCTGCTCCTGAGGATGCTCAGATGACTGATGGAAGTTCTGCCACCAGTCTGACTGTACAACCAGCAGATCCAAAGGAGGTCATGTATGCTGAAAGATATACAAAAATCAAGGGAATTCTATCAGGAGAAACATCAATACACTTGACCCTACAGTTCTTATACAGTCACAACAA ATCGGATCTTCTCATTCTAAAGACAATAAAGCAATCTGTAGAGATGAGAAATAGTGTCTGTCATAGTGCTACAATTTATGCTAATGCAATCATGCATGCTGGAACCACCGTGGATACATTTCTCCGTGAGAACTTG GACTGGTTAAGCAGGGCCACCAACTGGGCTAAGTTTAGTGCTACAGCAGGGCTTGGTGTTATTCACAGAGGCCATTTGCAGCAGGGAAGATCTCTTATGGCACCATACTTACCACAAGGTGCGTCTGGTGGTGGTGGCAGTCCTTACTCAGAGGGTGGTGCCCTTTATGCTCTAGGTCTTATTCATGCCAACCACGGTGAAGGCATAAAACAGTTCCTACGAGATAGCCTACGAAGTACTAATGTAGAG GTTATACAGCATGGTGCTTGCTTGGGTCTGGGTTTGGCAACTCTAGGGACTGCTGATGAAGAGATTTATGATGACATCAAGAACGTACTATACACAGACAGTGCTGTTGCTGGTGAAGCTGCTGGCATCAGTATGGGCTTACTTATGGTTGGTACGGCGAGTGAGAAGGCTAGTGAGATGCTTGCCTATGCACATGAGACACAGCATGAAAAGATCATCCG TGGCTTAGCATTGGGTATAGCCCTCACCGTTtatggaagagaagaagaagccgATACCTTAATTGAGCAGATGACTAGAGATCAAGATCCTATAATTCGTTATGGTGGTATGTATGCATTGGCATTGGCTTACAGAGGTACAGCAAACAATAAGGCAATTCGTCAGTTGCTTCATTTTGCTGTATCCGATGTGAGTGATGATGTTAGGAGAACAGCAGTTCTTGCCCTTGGGTTTGTCCTCTACTCGGAGCCTGAGCAG ACTCCTCGAATTGTCTCCTTGCTGTCTGAATCTTACAACCCACATGTACGGTATGGTGCTGCTCTTGCAGTGGGCATATCTTGTGCGGGAACGGGATTGAGTGAGGCTATATCCTTGCTGGAGCCCCTAACATCAGatgttgttgattttgttcGCCAAGGTGCACTTATTGCAATGGCTATGGTCATGGTTCAGATTAGTGAAGCCAGTGATTCTCGTGTCGGAGCATTCAG GCGACAATTggagaaaataattttggataaGCATGAAGACACCATGAGCAAGATGGGAGCAATCTTGGCATCAGGAATTTTAGATGCTGGCGGTAGGAATGTTACTATAAGATTGTTGTCCAAAACCAAACATGACAAAATCACTGCAGTTGTCGGTCTTGCTGTTTTCAGCCAGTTTTGGTATTGGTATCCCCTTATCTATTTTATCAGTCTGTCCTTCTCACCCACGGCATTTATTGGACTGAATAACGACTTGAAAgttccaaaatttgatttcctGTCTCACGCAAAACCTTCATTGTTTGAGTATCCTAAACCAACCACTGTGCCTGCCGCTACGTCTGCCGTAAAACTTCCAACTGCAGTTTTGTCAACTTCAGCAAAGGCTAAAGCCAGGGCTAAGAAAGAGGCTGAACAAAAGAACATTGCGGAAAAGTCTGCTGCTGAATCTTCATCCGCAGGTTCTAATTCTGCTAAAGGCAAGGCTACCGCTGAGAAGGATAGTGACTCCATGCAG CCTACTCTGTGGCAGGTTGACAATCCACCTGAGAAGAAAGCAGAACCAGAGCCCTCTTTTGAAATTCTGACCAACCCAGCTAGAGTGGTTCCTGCTCAGGAGAAAGTCATCAAATTTTTAGAGGACAGCAGATATGTACCGGTGAAGTTGGCTCCTTCAGGTTTCGTTCTACTGAGAGATTTGCATCCTTCTGAACCTGAGGTCCTCTCTCTAACGGACACACCGTCATCAACAGCATCACCTGCCAGTGGTTCAGCAACCGGGCAGCAAGGTTCAGGATCAGCCATGGCTGTAGACGAGGAGCCTCAACCACCCCAGCCTTTCGAATACACATCGTGA